A genome region from Chloroflexota bacterium includes the following:
- a CDS encoding bifunctional phosphoglucose/phosphomannose isomerase, with protein sequence MSNLDDPQTYQRLDPSGMRYHLHALPGQCRQAWQDALRFELPQHYSQVDRAIILGMGGSAIGGELLRSLTALENRLPVSVHRSYGRPPFLDEKTLLIVSSYSGNTEETISAFVESLPIAAKKLVLTGGGQLRTLAAKEGVPIFVIDYHAPPRAAFAHSFVPLLGIFQRLGLVEDKSADFEEAIHVLNELAAQLSESTPLASNPAKQLATRLSGKLAVIYGAGILSEVAQRWKTQLNENGKAWAFYELFPELNHNAIVGYQFPLEVKDNIQVVLLHSSRLHARLSRRYRFTMEIMTKAGIGHDMIEATGDSPLAQMLGLILFGDYVSFYLAMLNGVDPTPVASIDYLKKRLAGL encoded by the coding sequence GTGAGCAATCTCGACGATCCACAGACTTACCAGCGGCTCGATCCTTCCGGAATGCGCTATCATCTCCATGCCTTGCCCGGGCAGTGCCGGCAAGCGTGGCAAGATGCACTGCGATTCGAACTGCCTCAGCACTACAGCCAGGTGGACAGGGCTATTATCCTGGGGATGGGTGGCTCTGCCATCGGAGGCGAGCTGCTGCGTAGCCTAACCGCTCTGGAAAACAGATTGCCTGTTTCGGTGCACCGAAGTTATGGCCGGCCTCCCTTTCTTGATGAGAAGACTCTGCTTATTGTATCAAGCTACTCTGGGAACACTGAAGAGACCATCTCCGCCTTTGTCGAATCCCTGCCGATCGCTGCCAAGAAGCTGGTGCTCACCGGAGGAGGCCAACTCAGAACGCTAGCGGCCAAAGAAGGAGTTCCCATCTTTGTCATAGATTACCATGCACCGCCCCGGGCTGCCTTTGCCCACAGTTTTGTTCCCCTGCTGGGTATTTTCCAGAGACTTGGGCTTGTGGAGGACAAGTCAGCTGATTTCGAGGAGGCCATCCATGTCCTGAACGAACTGGCGGCCCAACTGAGCGAAAGCACGCCCTTGGCCTCTAACCCGGCCAAACAGTTGGCCACCAGGCTTTCAGGAAAGCTGGCGGTAATCTACGGAGCTGGAATACTGTCGGAGGTGGCCCAGCGCTGGAAGACGCAGCTTAATGAGAATGGCAAGGCCTGGGCTTTCTACGAGCTTTTTCCTGAGCTGAATCATAATGCCATAGTAGGTTATCAGTTCCCTTTAGAGGTGAAGGATAACATCCAGGTGGTCTTGCTCCATTCGTCGCGGCTGCACGCACGCCTTTCGCGGCGTTACCGTTTTACTATGGAAATCATGACAAAGGCCGGAATCGGACACGACATGATAGAGGCAACAGGCGATAGCCCCTTGGCTCAGATGCTGGGCCTCATCCTTTTTGGGGATTATGTCAGCTTCTATCTGGCCATGCTCAATGGCGTTGACCCCACCCCGGTAGCTTCAATAGATTATCTGAAAAAGCGTCTTGCCGGGCTTTAG
- a CDS encoding 2-(1,2-epoxy-1,2-dihydrophenyl)acetyl-CoA isomerase, whose product MPYQRILVEKANYIATLTLNRPEKHNALDMLFFREFGQCMDEIKSDDDIRVIIITGAGRSFCSGVDFADLAQAMADPARVAEGLADLSQPFGPLQTLPRSLRTCYKPVIAAINGFTSGMGLALACLCDYRIASERATFAPGFINLGIAGELGLTYLLPRITGLPVALKFLTAGETKDSSWAERSGLVEQVVPPQILIEAAHALGGKLAQMPPLALGMVKQLLYQGLETSFDFQLRFEFQAASRLIQTEDFQEGMRAALEKRPPVFKGR is encoded by the coding sequence ATGCCTTACCAGAGGATTCTGGTGGAGAAAGCCAACTACATAGCTACCCTGACCCTGAACAGGCCCGAGAAGCATAATGCCCTGGATATGCTGTTCTTCCGGGAGTTTGGCCAGTGCATGGACGAGATTAAAAGCGATGACGACATCAGGGTGATCATCATTACCGGAGCAGGGCGCTCTTTCTGTTCCGGGGTAGATTTTGCCGACTTGGCCCAGGCAATGGCGGACCCAGCTCGCGTGGCTGAAGGCTTGGCGGATCTTAGCCAGCCTTTCGGGCCACTCCAGACTCTCCCCAGATCCCTGCGCACCTGCTATAAGCCTGTCATTGCAGCTATAAATGGTTTTACCTCTGGTATGGGGCTCGCCTTGGCGTGTCTCTGTGACTACCGCATTGCCTCGGAACGAGCCACCTTCGCACCAGGCTTTATCAATCTGGGCATAGCAGGCGAACTGGGGCTTACCTATCTTCTGCCACGCATCACAGGCTTGCCTGTCGCCTTGAAGTTTCTGACCGCAGGGGAGACCAAAGACTCCAGTTGGGCGGAAAGGTCTGGGCTGGTGGAGCAAGTAGTGCCTCCTCAGATCCTGATCGAGGCCGCACACGCATTAGGAGGGAAGCTGGCGCAAATGCCCCCCCTAGCCCTGGGAATGGTAAAACAGTTGCTCTACCAGGGCCTGGAGACCAGCTTCGATTTTCAATTGCGATTCGAGTTCCAGGCCGCGTCACGCCTGATACAGACTGAGGATTTCCAGGAGGGGATGCGCGCCGCTCTTGAGAAGAGGCCTCCGGTTTTCAAAGGAAGGTAG
- a CDS encoding bifunctional (p)ppGpp synthetase/guanosine-3',5'-bis(diphosphate) 3'-pyrophosphohydrolase has protein sequence MEITQLLEKAGDYLSKEKLALVEEAYQFALEAHQGQTRQSGEPYLQHPLEAASILTDLRLDANSLAAALLHDVPEDCAVPLSRIEDIFGPEISKLVDGVTKLTHVSSQVIEKPSEKDLQAESLRKMLVAMAEDLRVVFIKLADRLHNLRTLDALPPAKQRAVARETLEVYSPLAHRLGIVKLRSQLEDLSFSYLEPLKYQRTKQLLVRYEVDHEKVISHVIATLTPELEKAGLKAVVSGRSKGIFSLYRKMQRYSALGKDLSDIHDILAVRVIVDRVEDCYHALGIVHSLWHPISSEFNDYIATPKRNGYRSLHTTVMCLGGPIEVQVRTHEMHYAAEYGVAAHWCYKEGVKQDLFEQRISGLRQLLEWHRELAGTREFLESVKTDILRDQVFVYTPKGEIKDLPTGSTALDFAYMIHTDLGHRCIGAKVNGKLVPLTYRLHNGDTVEIIAAKGRKGPSRDWLNFNLGYVNTSHARERIRQWFRKQARSENIEKGKEILEKEMRRLGISLGNREEIARLFNYRDVDDFHAAIGCGEINPNQIVLKIAAQAEQPKVITDIATKPSAPMGIKVLGTGDLLTQLARCCHPLPGDEIIGYITRSKGVSVHRQNCPNMARVTEKERLVSVDWGRVDRLYPVVIRIDAFNRVGLLRDISTLVAEEGINIASVTSTAHDSDTSSVFLTLEIRSISQLSRLLSKLEGVSGVTSVMRGAGTG, from the coding sequence ATGGAGATCACACAGCTTTTGGAAAAGGCTGGGGACTACCTTTCTAAGGAGAAGCTGGCCCTGGTTGAGGAAGCCTACCAGTTTGCCCTGGAGGCTCATCAAGGACAGACGAGGCAGTCTGGAGAGCCGTATCTACAGCATCCCCTCGAGGCTGCCTCTATTCTGACTGACCTCAGGCTGGATGCCAACTCTCTGGCTGCCGCTCTCCTTCACGATGTTCCGGAGGACTGTGCCGTACCCCTGTCCCGCATTGAAGATATCTTCGGTCCCGAAATAAGCAAACTGGTGGACGGGGTCACCAAACTGACCCATGTATCTTCTCAAGTGATCGAAAAGCCCAGCGAGAAGGACCTCCAGGCCGAGAGCCTGAGAAAAATGCTGGTAGCCATGGCGGAGGACTTGAGGGTGGTCTTCATCAAGCTGGCGGACCGACTGCATAATTTGCGCACCCTGGATGCCCTTCCTCCGGCAAAACAGCGGGCCGTCGCCAGAGAAACGCTGGAGGTCTACAGTCCTCTAGCCCATCGCCTGGGCATCGTGAAGCTAAGGTCACAGCTTGAGGATTTGTCCTTCTCTTACTTGGAACCTTTGAAATATCAGCGGACGAAGCAACTGCTAGTGAGATACGAGGTCGACCACGAAAAAGTGATTAGCCACGTTATTGCAACGCTCACGCCAGAGCTGGAAAAGGCAGGACTGAAAGCCGTGGTCTCGGGGAGGTCGAAGGGCATCTTCAGCCTGTACCGGAAGATGCAGAGGTACAGTGCCCTGGGGAAGGATCTGAGTGATATACATGACATCCTGGCTGTACGGGTCATTGTGGACAGGGTTGAGGATTGCTACCATGCGCTGGGCATTGTTCATAGCTTGTGGCATCCCATCAGTAGCGAATTCAATGACTACATTGCCACGCCGAAGCGAAACGGCTATCGGTCGCTTCACACCACTGTGATGTGTCTTGGTGGGCCGATTGAGGTCCAGGTTCGCACCCATGAGATGCACTACGCCGCCGAATATGGGGTCGCTGCCCACTGGTGCTACAAGGAGGGAGTCAAACAGGATCTGTTCGAGCAGAGGATCTCAGGATTGCGCCAGCTTCTTGAGTGGCATAGAGAACTCGCCGGTACCCGCGAGTTTCTGGAGTCGGTGAAGACGGACATTCTCCGAGACCAGGTCTTTGTGTATACGCCAAAGGGAGAGATAAAAGATTTGCCCACTGGGTCTACGGCGCTGGACTTTGCCTATATGATCCACACCGACTTGGGCCATCGCTGTATCGGAGCAAAGGTCAATGGCAAGCTGGTGCCTCTTACTTATCGGCTCCACAACGGTGACACAGTGGAAATCATTGCTGCCAAGGGGCGCAAGGGGCCTAGCCGAGACTGGCTCAATTTCAACCTGGGATATGTCAATACTTCGCACGCACGAGAGAGGATCCGCCAATGGTTCAGAAAGCAGGCCCGGTCTGAGAACATCGAGAAAGGCAAAGAGATTCTGGAGAAGGAAATGCGGCGGTTGGGAATAAGCTTGGGCAACCGCGAGGAGATTGCACGCCTGTTCAATTATAGGGACGTCGACGACTTCCACGCTGCCATCGGCTGTGGAGAGATCAACCCCAATCAGATTGTCCTGAAGATTGCCGCGCAGGCAGAGCAACCCAAGGTAATCACGGATATTGCCACCAAACCTTCAGCGCCCATGGGCATCAAGGTTCTGGGGACGGGTGACCTTCTCACTCAGCTAGCACGGTGTTGCCACCCCTTGCCAGGGGACGAGATCATCGGTTATATCACCCGTAGCAAGGGGGTGAGCGTCCACCGCCAGAACTGCCCTAACATGGCACGGGTAACTGAAAAGGAGAGGCTGGTCTCTGTCGATTGGGGAAGGGTCGACCGGCTATACCCGGTGGTGATTCGTATCGATGCCTTTAACAGGGTGGGGCTGCTGCGGGACATCAGTACTTTGGTAGCTGAAGAGGGAATAAACATAGCCTCGGTGACTTCGACTGCCCATGATAGCGACACCAGTTCGGTCTTTCTGACTCTGGAGATAAGAAGCATCAGCCAGTTATCCCGGCTGCTGTCCAAGCTGGAGGGAGTCAGCGGGGTGACCAGCGTGATGCGAGGGGCGGGAACAGGTTAG
- a CDS encoding phosphoglucomutase/phosphomannomutase family protein codes for MTIKFGTDGWRGIIADDFTFDNVRYCAQSVSEYFCDKGLAQGGLVVGYDTRFASEYFAAAASEVVAGNGIKVYLCPRASPTPVISYGIIHLKAAGGIIITASHNAAQWNGFKVKTKYGSSAPTEVVADVESRLPQIMAQNRVKRLSLDQGLSQGIIEYSDLDPAYLRHLGQLADLESIRQAGLKVAVDSMFGAGAGYFKKILENGRTEVVEINGERNPLFPGIQPEPIARHLSKLSVLVMESRASLGLATDGDADRIGIVDERGTVLTPLQIFALMALYLLEARGERGAIVKTLTTSSMMYKLGQLYGVPVYETPVGFKYVAPKMMAENALIGGEESSGFGFRGHLPERDGILAGIYMLDFINRLKKTPSQLIDYLYSKVGPHHYERLDLEFPAAEREKILERLVSRMPSTIARSEVTRINTVDGYHFTLADGSWLLIRLSGTEPILRIYAEASTLERAKTLIAEGRKILGV; via the coding sequence ATGACAATCAAGTTTGGCACTGATGGCTGGAGAGGCATTATAGCTGACGATTTCACCTTCGATAATGTGCGCTACTGCGCCCAGAGCGTATCGGAGTACTTTTGTGACAAGGGACTTGCCCAAGGAGGGCTGGTCGTCGGCTATGATACCCGCTTCGCTTCGGAATACTTTGCTGCTGCGGCCAGCGAAGTGGTGGCGGGCAATGGAATCAAAGTGTACCTATGTCCCAGGGCTTCACCCACACCGGTGATAAGCTATGGCATCATACATCTGAAAGCTGCCGGAGGGATCATCATCACTGCCAGCCATAACGCTGCTCAGTGGAATGGTTTCAAGGTTAAGACCAAGTACGGGAGTAGCGCCCCAACCGAGGTGGTGGCCGATGTGGAGTCCCGCCTGCCTCAAATCATGGCCCAAAACAGAGTCAAGCGTTTGTCATTGGATCAGGGGCTATCACAAGGGATCATTGAGTACTCTGATTTGGATCCCGCTTATCTCCGACATCTAGGTCAGCTTGCTGATCTTGAAAGCATACGGCAGGCTGGCTTGAAAGTGGCAGTGGACTCCATGTTTGGGGCGGGAGCTGGTTATTTCAAGAAGATCCTCGAGAATGGCAGAACTGAGGTAGTCGAGATCAATGGAGAGCGTAATCCCCTCTTCCCAGGAATTCAACCTGAGCCGATCGCCCGCCATCTGTCAAAGCTTTCTGTGTTGGTTATGGAAAGCAGGGCCAGTTTAGGGCTCGCCACAGATGGTGATGCCGACCGCATTGGAATTGTGGATGAGCGCGGGACGGTGTTGACTCCTTTACAGATTTTCGCGCTGATGGCCCTTTATTTGCTGGAGGCGCGAGGAGAACGCGGCGCTATCGTTAAGACGCTCACCACGAGCAGCATGATGTACAAGCTAGGCCAACTTTACGGCGTGCCGGTGTACGAGACACCGGTGGGCTTCAAGTACGTGGCTCCCAAGATGATGGCCGAGAATGCTCTAATCGGGGGGGAGGAAAGCAGCGGTTTTGGGTTTCGGGGCCACTTGCCTGAGCGCGATGGCATACTTGCTGGTATCTACATGCTGGACTTCATCAATAGGCTGAAGAAGACGCCGTCGCAACTTATTGACTACCTGTATAGCAAAGTTGGCCCACACCACTACGAGCGTCTCGACCTGGAATTTCCGGCAGCAGAACGAGAGAAGATCCTGGAGCGTCTGGTCAGTAGAATGCCCTCCACTATTGCTCGGAGTGAGGTCACCAGGATCAATACCGTAGATGGCTACCACTTCACCTTGGCGGATGGTTCATGGCTGTTGATCCGCCTCTCGGGGACGGAACCAATCCTCCGCATCTACGCCGAGGCCAGCACTTTGGAAAGGGCGAAAACACTCATCGCAGAGGGAAGGAAGATATTGGGAGTGTAA
- a CDS encoding IPTL-CTERM sorting domain-containing protein, producing MSRKPLLNGLIKRTIIPSVLVAILLLNLASIAYAAPSSAVSVETDNIIEVGSSQEVVVTFQNTASSDINDVASTIQFITFAAANLNPSRTLIALNASWEIYANEADPVPRVIGTVTGVNTPEIYAPYSVTSPIDMYTWALGKPSGTLDVYTDTSQFDNSLKILRPGEVLKLTITALCGGLVGDSRIWFFFRATEYEPTSIPVPNINTIPEAQRMNLYYSKSPGPIQMPYWWPLHNSYDPYDADINTGHVFEQVSWTRRATTRAFSKSNKLVHQIAVANPEEGSFSFHICGMKFNDLNRDGIHDSETEPGINGVAVTLLGPDQQTKAEVYYEGKFIYTPPDDTNPLESGENGLEGSFCFNLQDVQPGTYVFYVREDVPPGWVATTPTLIGPITLVASDSGPRESLHNNFGNASPQITRVPALSQWGMIGMATLLAGFLIWAARRKRSNLGKAL from the coding sequence ATGTCAAGAAAACCGCTGCTCAATGGCTTAATCAAGAGAACGATCATACCGTCAGTGCTGGTTGCGATCCTTCTGTTGAACCTTGCCTCAATCGCTTATGCTGCGCCTAGCAGTGCGGTTTCGGTAGAAACGGACAATATTATTGAGGTGGGCAGCAGCCAGGAAGTTGTGGTCACCTTCCAGAACACTGCCTCATCAGACATTAACGATGTGGCGTCCACCATTCAGTTCATAACATTTGCGGCGGCAAATTTGAACCCGAGCCGCACTCTTATTGCCTTGAATGCTTCATGGGAAATATACGCTAATGAAGCTGATCCGGTTCCCAGGGTTATTGGTACTGTTACCGGCGTGAATACCCCGGAGATCTACGCACCCTATTCTGTCACCAGTCCCATCGATATGTATACTTGGGCCCTGGGAAAACCGAGTGGCACTCTTGATGTCTACACCGATACGTCACAATTTGATAATAGCCTCAAGATTCTAAGACCCGGGGAAGTTCTGAAACTGACCATTACTGCCCTATGCGGTGGTTTGGTCGGGGATAGCCGGATATGGTTCTTCTTCAGAGCTACGGAATACGAGCCTACGAGTATTCCCGTGCCGAACATAAATACGATTCCAGAAGCTCAAAGGATGAACCTCTACTATTCGAAGTCTCCGGGGCCTATCCAGATGCCGTACTGGTGGCCGCTACACAACAGCTATGACCCTTACGATGCAGACATCAACACGGGCCATGTTTTCGAACAAGTATCCTGGACAAGAAGAGCAACGACTCGTGCCTTCTCCAAATCAAACAAGCTCGTGCATCAAATAGCTGTGGCAAACCCGGAAGAAGGCTCCTTCTCTTTCCATATCTGTGGTATGAAGTTTAACGATCTCAACAGGGATGGTATTCATGACAGTGAAACTGAGCCAGGTATCAATGGAGTTGCTGTGACCCTTCTAGGGCCTGACCAACAAACCAAGGCAGAAGTCTACTATGAAGGGAAGTTCATCTACACCCCTCCGGATGACACGAATCCCCTGGAGTCGGGCGAGAACGGCCTTGAGGGAAGCTTTTGCTTCAATCTACAAGACGTACAACCCGGGACCTACGTCTTCTACGTCAGGGAAGACGTGCCACCGGGCTGGGTAGCGACCACCCCGACTCTGATAGGCCCGATAACACTGGTGGCCAGCGACAGCGGGCCTCGCGAATCCCTCCATAACAACTTTGGCAACGCCAGCCCACAAATCACTAGAGTTCCTGCCCTCTCCCAGTGGGGGATGATTGGGATGGCCACCTTACTTGCCGGGTTCTTGATCTGGGCAGCGAGGAGAAAGCGGAGTAATCTTGGAAAAGCTCTGTGA
- the mscL gene encoding large conductance mechanosensitive channel protein MscL — MIKEFRQFLLRGNVVDLAVAVVIGIAFGAVITALVADILTPLIAAIAGEPDFSNLTVTLNKSVFKYGDFINALIAFILVAAALFFFVVVPINRMIARSRKQPPADPTTRKCPECLSEIPIEARRCAHCTSVVPQA; from the coding sequence CTGATCAAGGAGTTTAGGCAGTTCCTGCTGCGGGGGAACGTGGTAGACCTGGCCGTTGCGGTGGTCATCGGCATCGCCTTTGGGGCAGTGATAACCGCTTTAGTCGCAGATATACTAACACCTCTCATAGCTGCCATCGCTGGAGAGCCAGATTTCTCGAACCTGACCGTCACGCTCAACAAGAGCGTCTTCAAGTACGGTGACTTCATCAATGCGCTTATTGCCTTCATCCTGGTGGCCGCAGCGTTATTCTTCTTTGTAGTGGTGCCAATAAACCGTATGATTGCTCGCTCCCGCAAGCAGCCGCCGGCAGACCCGACGACCCGAAAGTGCCCCGAATGCCTGAGCGAGATTCCTATTGAGGCACGGCGCTGTGCTCACTGCACATCAGTAGTGCCACAAGCGTAG
- the rpsT gene encoding 30S ribosomal protein S20 — protein sequence MAKLANVERRRLRNKSVRTFVKTCTAKADSLIDEKEAVAAREAVTAAVSALDKAAKKGVIHRNKAARHKSRLMKKLNQATKS from the coding sequence TTGGCAAAACTAGCTAATGTGGAAAGAAGACGGTTGCGTAATAAATCGGTGCGCACTTTTGTTAAAACATGCACGGCCAAGGCGGACAGTCTCATCGATGAGAAAGAGGCGGTTGCCGCTCGTGAGGCCGTCACTGCTGCAGTGAGTGCCCTGGATAAGGCGGCCAAGAAAGGCGTCATCCACCGTAACAAGGCCGCTCGTCACAAGTCGCGCCTGATGAAAAAGCTAAATCAAGCCACCAAGAGTTAA